A single window of Cellulomonas sp. NTE-D12 DNA harbors:
- a CDS encoding ABC transporter permease subunit: MSHQGTQVEIPDEAPPRTPSGRRTGVGDTSHARSWSRGFFVKLAVVAIADAVSVYGILTAVAVQSWGVAAFLLAALVAITWVYFSRRGLPAKYLLPGLLFLLVYQLFVMGYTAYVAFTNYGDGHNSTKSDAVAQILVQNEKRVEGSATYPLTVVDKAGTVGFAVVVDGKAEVGSASQPLTAVDGATVDGGKVTAVPGWQVLDFASIAGRQDEIVNLRVPFSSNPDDGSLRTQDAQNGYLYRSALTYDAAADSMTDTSTGTVYRPDSRGSFVSPDGTALTPGWRVAVGFSNFTQMFTDSRLSGPFTQILVWTFVFAGLSVLTTFALGLFLAITFNDPRVRGRRVYRSLLILPYAFPAFLSALVWRGMLNQRFGYVNEVLLGGANVPWLTDGTLAKVSVLMVNLWLGFPYMFLVCTGALQSIPTDIIESARMDGASPFRIFRSMTLPLLMISVAPLLISSFAFNFNNFSLIYMLTGGGPSFTGTPVLIGHTDILISMVYAVAFGSGLKQYGLASAVSILIFIVVGLISWWGFRRTRTLEEL; this comes from the coding sequence ATGTCCCACCAGGGAACCCAGGTAGAGATCCCGGACGAGGCGCCCCCGCGCACGCCGTCCGGCCGGCGCACCGGCGTGGGGGACACGTCCCACGCCCGCAGCTGGTCCCGCGGCTTCTTCGTCAAGCTGGCCGTCGTCGCCATCGCCGACGCCGTCAGCGTGTACGGCATCCTCACCGCGGTCGCCGTGCAGTCGTGGGGTGTCGCGGCGTTCCTGCTCGCGGCGCTCGTCGCCATCACGTGGGTGTACTTCTCCCGGCGCGGCCTGCCGGCCAAGTACCTGCTGCCGGGGCTGCTCTTCCTGCTCGTGTACCAGCTGTTCGTGATGGGGTACACCGCCTACGTCGCCTTCACCAACTACGGCGACGGGCACAACTCCACGAAGAGCGATGCGGTCGCCCAGATCCTGGTGCAGAACGAGAAGCGGGTGGAGGGCTCCGCCACCTACCCGCTCACCGTCGTCGACAAGGCCGGCACGGTCGGCTTCGCCGTCGTCGTCGACGGCAAGGCGGAGGTCGGTTCGGCGTCGCAGCCGCTGACCGCGGTGGACGGTGCGACCGTCGACGGCGGCAAGGTGACCGCGGTGCCGGGCTGGCAGGTGCTGGACTTCGCCTCGATCGCCGGCCGGCAGGACGAGATCGTCAACCTGCGCGTGCCGTTCTCCTCGAACCCGGACGACGGGTCGCTGCGCACCCAGGACGCCCAGAACGGCTACCTGTACAGGTCCGCGCTGACGTACGACGCGGCGGCCGACTCGATGACGGACACGAGCACGGGGACGGTGTACCGGCCCGACTCGCGCGGCAGCTTCGTCTCGCCCGACGGGACCGCGCTGACCCCCGGCTGGCGCGTCGCGGTCGGCTTCTCGAACTTCACGCAGATGTTCACCGACAGCCGGTTGTCCGGGCCGTTCACCCAGATCCTGGTGTGGACCTTCGTGTTCGCGGGGCTCTCGGTGCTGACGACGTTCGCGCTGGGACTGTTCCTGGCGATCACGTTCAACGACCCGCGGGTCCGTGGCCGGCGCGTCTACCGGTCCCTGCTGATCCTGCCGTACGCCTTCCCCGCCTTCCTGTCCGCGCTGGTCTGGCGAGGCATGCTCAACCAGCGGTTCGGGTACGTCAACGAGGTGCTGCTGGGCGGGGCGAACGTGCCGTGGTTGACCGACGGCACGCTGGCCAAGGTGTCCGTGCTGATGGTCAACCTGTGGCTGGGCTTCCCGTACATGTTCCTGGTGTGCACGGGGGCGCTGCAGTCGATCCCGACCGACATCATCGAGTCGGCGCGGATGGACGGCGCGAGCCCCTTCCGGATCTTCCGGTCGATGACCCTGCCGCTGCTGATGATCTCCGTCGCGCCGCTGCTGATCTCGAGCTTCGCGTTCAACTTCAACAACTTCTCGCTGATCTACATGCTGACCGGCGGCGGACCGAGCTTCACCGGTACCCCGGTCCTGATCGGGCACACGGACATCCTGATCTCGATGGTCTACGCGGTGGCGTTCGGCAGCGGTCTGAAGCAGTACGGCCTGGCGAGCGCCGTCTCGATCCTCATCTTCATCGTCGTCGGCCTCATCTCGTGGTGGGGCTTCCGGCGCACGCGCACCCTCGAGGAGCTCTGA
- a CDS encoding alpha-amylase family protein has translation MTHRTPPFTRTRRLLPTVALAAALALLAGCTTSGVSASATAAPAVRDVGVQLFQWTWPAIARECTDRLGPAGYGWVLTSPPQEHVLGSQWWTSYQPVSYRLESRLGTREQLAAMVTACHAAGVRVYTDAVVNHMTGQDAPGVGWAGSSYSHYDYPGLYSDAAGDFHHCGLTPGDDIVSYQDATQVRTCQLSNLADLATEKPQVRQKIAAYLADLVSLGVDGFRIDAAKHMAPEDIAAFTASLPAGTGVVQEVIRGSGEPITPEQYLANGKVLEFSWGRDVKGMLAGSIGPVLALGTGSRYAPSDKAVVFVDNHDTERNRSTLSYRDGATYQLADVLMLAGTYGTPLVHSGYAFDDRDAGPRQDARGAVLDAACGAAPGPGAALQPGDWVCQHAWPAVAGMVGWRAVVGSAAVVDTWSEGDAVALGRGGLGFVVVNNGDSPVATSIPTHLPAGTYCDVLAGGAPVSGGRCTGSSATVKGGEIVVQVPPRSAQAWDVSARRG, from the coding sequence ATGACGCACCGCACGCCCCCGTTCACCCGCACTCGCCGGTTGCTCCCGACCGTTGCGCTGGCGGCCGCGCTCGCCCTGCTGGCCGGCTGCACGACGTCCGGAGTGTCCGCCTCCGCGACGGCGGCGCCTGCCGTCCGCGACGTCGGCGTCCAGCTGTTCCAGTGGACGTGGCCGGCGATCGCCCGTGAGTGCACCGACCGGCTGGGACCCGCCGGCTACGGGTGGGTGCTGACCTCGCCGCCGCAGGAGCACGTGCTCGGTAGTCAGTGGTGGACCTCCTACCAGCCGGTCAGCTACCGGTTGGAGAGCAGGCTCGGTACCCGCGAGCAGCTCGCCGCCATGGTCACGGCCTGCCACGCCGCCGGCGTGAGGGTCTACACGGACGCCGTGGTCAACCACATGACCGGCCAGGACGCCCCGGGCGTCGGCTGGGCCGGTTCGTCGTACTCGCACTACGACTACCCAGGGCTGTACTCGGACGCCGCGGGCGACTTCCACCACTGCGGCCTGACGCCGGGTGACGACATCGTCAGCTACCAGGACGCGACGCAGGTGCGCACGTGCCAGCTGTCCAACCTCGCCGACCTCGCGACCGAGAAGCCGCAGGTGCGCCAGAAGATCGCGGCCTACCTCGCCGACCTCGTCTCGCTCGGCGTCGACGGCTTCCGCATCGACGCGGCCAAGCACATGGCGCCGGAGGACATCGCGGCGTTCACGGCCTCGCTCCCGGCCGGCACGGGCGTCGTCCAGGAGGTGATCCGCGGCAGCGGCGAACCCATCACCCCTGAGCAGTACCTCGCCAACGGGAAGGTGCTCGAGTTCTCCTGGGGCCGGGACGTCAAGGGCATGCTGGCCGGCTCGATCGGTCCGGTCTTGGCACTCGGGACCGGCAGCCGGTACGCGCCGAGCGACAAGGCGGTCGTCTTCGTCGACAACCACGACACCGAGCGGAACCGCTCCACCCTCAGCTACCGCGACGGCGCCACCTACCAGCTGGCCGACGTGCTGATGCTCGCAGGCACCTACGGCACGCCGCTGGTGCACTCCGGGTACGCGTTCGACGACCGCGACGCCGGTCCGCGCCAGGACGCCCGCGGTGCCGTGCTGGATGCCGCGTGCGGCGCCGCTCCCGGCCCGGGCGCCGCGCTGCAGCCCGGCGACTGGGTGTGCCAGCACGCCTGGCCTGCCGTGGCCGGCATGGTCGGCTGGCGTGCCGTCGTCGGCTCGGCGGCCGTGGTCGACACGTGGTCGGAGGGCGACGCGGTCGCGCTCGGGCGCGGCGGTCTGGGCTTCGTCGTCGTGAACAACGGGGACAGCCCGGTGGCGACGAGCATCCCGACGCACCTGCCGGCCGGCACCTACTGCGACGTGCTGGCGGGTGGTGCGCCGGTGAGCGGAGGCCGGTGCACCGGGTCGTCGGCGACCGTCAAGGGCGGCGAGATCGTGGTGCAGGTCCCGCCCCGCTCGGCGCAGGCGTGGGACGTGTCCGCACGGCGAGGCTGA
- a CDS encoding alpha-amylase family glycosyl hydrolase, with protein MTSTAPDRVRVHTAPADAQWWRSAVIYQVYPRSFADSDGDGIGDLPGITAHLDHLVELGVDALWLSPFYRSPQVDAGYDVADYRDVDPLFGTLADADALLARAHQLGLRVIVDLVPNHTSDEHAWFRAACAAAPGSPERARYLFRDGRGEHGELPPNNWESVFGGRAWTRVTEADGTPGQWYLHLFDAGQPDLNWENPEVRAEFEDVLRFWLDRGVDGFRVDVAHGMVKAEGLPDWSGHVAMIEGDEQGTVPGGTNPMFDQEGVHEIFRAWRRVLEEYPGERVMVAEAWVDPLPRLARYVRPDELHQAFNFDVLVTGWDAVRLRRVIESSFAANDAVGAPTTWVLSNHDVVRHASRLGLPDPTSRPNGIGPDDVQPDAELGLRRARAATLLVLALPGSAYLYQGEELGLPDHTTLDPSVRTDPAFFRTGGTELGRDGCRVPLPWRADAPAYGFSPTGATWLPQPDEWARLAVDVQRDQAGSTLELYRAALRLRRDHGLGSGDLSWAPEVSTDPTVLAFVDRDVLVVANLGEGSVQLPDDGHVLLSSAPLAAGAERTVPAATTVWVELR; from the coding sequence ATGACCAGCACCGCTCCCGACCGCGTCCGCGTGCACACCGCCCCGGCTGACGCGCAGTGGTGGCGTTCCGCCGTGATCTACCAGGTGTACCCGCGCTCGTTCGCCGACTCGGACGGTGACGGCATCGGCGACCTGCCCGGCATCACGGCCCACCTGGACCACCTGGTCGAGCTGGGCGTCGACGCCCTGTGGCTGTCGCCGTTCTACCGCTCGCCGCAGGTCGACGCGGGCTACGACGTCGCCGACTACCGGGACGTCGATCCGCTGTTCGGCACGCTGGCGGACGCCGACGCGCTGCTGGCGCGCGCGCACCAGCTCGGGCTGCGGGTGATCGTCGACCTGGTGCCCAACCACACCTCGGACGAGCACGCGTGGTTCCGGGCCGCCTGCGCGGCGGCACCCGGCTCGCCGGAGCGGGCCCGGTACCTGTTCCGGGACGGCCGTGGCGAGCACGGTGAGCTGCCGCCGAACAACTGGGAGTCGGTGTTCGGCGGACGTGCGTGGACGCGGGTGACCGAGGCGGACGGCACCCCCGGCCAGTGGTACCTGCACCTCTTCGACGCCGGCCAGCCGGACCTGAACTGGGAGAACCCGGAGGTCCGCGCCGAGTTCGAGGACGTGCTGCGGTTCTGGCTGGACCGCGGGGTCGACGGTTTCCGCGTCGACGTCGCGCACGGCATGGTCAAGGCCGAGGGGCTGCCGGACTGGTCGGGCCACGTCGCGATGATCGAGGGCGACGAGCAGGGCACCGTCCCCGGCGGCACCAACCCGATGTTCGACCAGGAGGGTGTGCACGAGATCTTCCGTGCGTGGCGCCGGGTGCTCGAGGAGTACCCGGGCGAACGGGTGATGGTCGCCGAGGCGTGGGTGGACCCGCTTCCCCGGCTGGCCCGGTACGTGCGGCCCGACGAGCTGCACCAGGCGTTCAACTTCGACGTGCTGGTCACCGGCTGGGACGCGGTGCGGCTGCGGCGGGTGATCGAGTCGTCCTTCGCCGCCAACGACGCCGTCGGTGCTCCCACCACCTGGGTGCTGTCCAACCACGACGTCGTCCGGCACGCGTCCCGGCTCGGCCTGCCCGACCCGACCAGCCGGCCCAACGGCATCGGGCCGGACGACGTCCAGCCGGATGCCGAGCTCGGGCTGCGGCGTGCGCGCGCCGCGACGCTCCTGGTGCTGGCGCTGCCGGGTTCCGCGTACCTGTACCAGGGCGAGGAGCTGGGGCTGCCGGACCACACCACCCTCGACCCGTCCGTCCGGACGGACCCGGCCTTCTTCCGGACCGGTGGCACCGAGCTGGGTCGCGACGGCTGCCGGGTCCCGCTCCCGTGGCGCGCGGACGCACCCGCGTACGGCTTCTCACCGACCGGGGCGACGTGGCTCCCCCAGCCGGACGAGTGGGCGCGCCTCGCCGTGGACGTCCAGCGTGACCAGGCCGGCTCCACCCTCGAGCTCTACCGGGCGGCCCTGCGGCTGCGGCGGGACCACGGGTTGGGCTCGGGCGACCTCAGCTGGGCGCCGGAGGTGTCGACCGACCCGACGGTGCTCGCATTCGTCGACCGGGACGTCCTGGTGGTGGCCAACCTCGGGGAGGGCTCGGTGCAGCTGCCGGACGACGGACACGTGCTGCTGTCCTCCGCACCGCTGGCTGCGGGGGCCGAGCGCACCGTGCCGGCCGCCACCACGGTCTGGGTCGAGCTGCGCTGA
- a CDS encoding carbohydrate kinase family protein — translation MPAVVVNGPASWNTLVRLDALPEPRPQTLAARSVEHALGGTSAGKAVTLAALGVDVLLSTVLGDDDPGTLVRAALERPGLRVLARPAARGRSEQHLNLLAEDGDRVSIYLELPQVQGPTPPDLLAALREAPVAVLDLAEHSRPLLETARASGVPVWCDVHDDDGAAAYPRAFAEAADVLLVSAARLDDPRAYLDARVAAGTRLAVCTAGSAGALARDAEGWWEVPAVRVDVVDAEGAGDAFLAGLLAAHLDGLPTPEGLALASAVAALAVAQPGLGGGSLTRAEATTLATSVQVRRH, via the coding sequence GTGCCAGCCGTCGTCGTCAACGGGCCCGCGTCGTGGAACACCCTGGTGCGGCTCGACGCACTGCCGGAGCCGCGACCCCAGACGCTCGCAGCGCGCTCCGTCGAGCACGCCCTGGGCGGCACCTCCGCCGGCAAGGCGGTGACGCTGGCCGCACTCGGCGTCGACGTGCTGCTCTCGACCGTGCTGGGCGACGACGATCCGGGCACGCTGGTGCGCGCGGCGCTCGAGCGGCCCGGGCTCCGCGTGCTCGCCCGTCCGGCGGCTCGCGGTCGCAGCGAGCAGCACCTGAACCTCCTCGCCGAGGACGGCGACCGGGTGTCGATCTACCTCGAGCTGCCGCAGGTGCAGGGGCCCACGCCGCCCGACCTCCTCGCAGCGCTGCGCGAGGCACCGGTCGCGGTCCTCGACCTGGCGGAGCACTCCCGTCCGCTGCTCGAGACCGCACGGGCGAGCGGGGTGCCCGTGTGGTGCGACGTCCACGACGACGACGGCGCGGCCGCGTACCCACGAGCGTTCGCGGAGGCGGCGGACGTGCTGCTCGTCAGCGCGGCACGACTCGACGACCCGCGCGCGTACCTCGACGCCCGCGTCGCAGCCGGGACGCGGCTGGCCGTCTGCACCGCCGGGTCGGCGGGCGCGCTCGCGCGCGACGCCGAGGGTTGGTGGGAGGTCCCGGCGGTGCGGGTCGACGTGGTCGACGCCGAGGGGGCCGGTGACGCCTTCCTCGCGGGGCTCCTGGCGGCGCACCTCGACGGGCTGCCGACGCCGGAGGGCCTGGCGCTCGCCTCTGCCGTCGCGGCGCTCGCCGTCGCGCAGCCCGGCCTCGGTGGCGGTTCCCTCACGCGCGCGGAGGCGACGACGCTGGCGACCTCGGTCCAGGTCCGTCGGCACTGA
- a CDS encoding sugar ABC transporter permease, with the protein MAATSTRTGTVLRTPIKPTRSLEHHAPVHGVRWWREIGWRHVVAVVMVVVCVLPLLYVLSASFNPGGTLTGSNQLFRHVSAQNYQDLWGRYFGSWLLNSLLVCTVTAVGTVLMGAAAAYAFSRFRFRGRRGSLTFLLLVQMFPQMLAFVAIFLLLLSLSKVFPAIGVNSQLGLIAVYLGGALGVNTFLMYGFFNTVPRELDEAAKIDGATHAQIFWTIILRLVAPILAVVGLLSFVSSYGEFIIAKIVLQRPEKWTLAVGLYSWAADEKTAPWGLFAAGAVLAAIPVVLLFQFLQKYIVSGLTAGSVKG; encoded by the coding sequence ATGGCCGCGACCTCGACCCGGACCGGCACCGTCCTGCGGACGCCCATCAAGCCGACCCGCTCGCTCGAGCACCACGCCCCCGTGCACGGTGTGCGGTGGTGGCGGGAGATCGGCTGGCGGCACGTCGTCGCCGTCGTCATGGTGGTCGTCTGCGTGCTGCCGCTGCTGTACGTGCTGTCCGCCTCGTTCAACCCGGGCGGCACTCTGACGGGCTCGAACCAGCTTTTCCGGCACGTCTCGGCGCAGAACTACCAGGACCTGTGGGGCCGGTACTTCGGCTCGTGGCTGCTGAACTCGTTGCTGGTGTGCACGGTGACCGCCGTCGGCACGGTGCTGATGGGCGCGGCCGCCGCCTACGCGTTCAGCCGGTTCCGCTTCCGCGGACGGCGGGGCAGCCTGACGTTCCTGCTGCTGGTGCAGATGTTCCCGCAGATGCTCGCGTTCGTCGCGATCTTCCTGCTGCTGCTCAGCCTGTCCAAGGTGTTCCCCGCGATCGGCGTGAACAGCCAGCTCGGGCTGATCGCGGTGTACCTCGGCGGTGCGCTGGGCGTGAACACGTTCCTGATGTACGGGTTCTTCAACACCGTCCCGCGTGAGCTGGACGAGGCGGCCAAGATCGACGGCGCCACGCACGCGCAGATCTTCTGGACGATCATCCTGCGGCTGGTCGCCCCCATCCTCGCGGTGGTGGGGCTGCTGTCGTTCGTCTCGTCGTACGGCGAGTTCATCATCGCCAAGATCGTGCTGCAGCGGCCGGAGAAGTGGACGCTCGCGGTCGGGCTCTACAGCTGGGCGGCGGACGAGAAGACCGCCCCCTGGGGGCTGTTCGCGGCCGGCGCGGTGCTGGCGGCCATCCCCGTGGTGCTGCTGTTCCAGTTCCTGCAGAAGTACATCGTGTCCGGGCTGACGGCCGGTTCGGTCAAGGGGTGA
- a CDS encoding maltose ABC transporter substrate-binding protein, giving the protein MRRSIPLAAIAGVTLALAACSGSGSGSGSTASATASAKPTLSGTLTMWVDETRIDSMKPIVDEFQQQTGVKVDLVQKVSGDIRTDFVSQVPTGQGPDVIIGAHDWTGEFVNNGVVATVQLGDKAKDFSKSAVSAFAYNGQQYGVPYAIENIALVRNNKLLQDTTAKTFDDLVTQAKTANTPFSVLIQQGDKGDAYHLYPLQTSFGAPVFKQKDDGSYTNEIGMSGDAGAKFAAYLQKLGKEKVLDASIDGDKAKQAFLDGKAPYIITGPWNTTAFTKAGMDISVLPIPSAGGQEAKPFVGVQGAFISAKSKNPLLAQEFVVNFLTTEKVQTELYKSGGRLPALTAAASKVDDKVLAGFNAAGSTGAPMPSIPEMGSVWSFWGTTEVQLINGQAADPAGAWTTMITNIQNAIATKK; this is encoded by the coding sequence ATGCGACGGAGCATCCCCCTCGCGGCGATCGCCGGAGTGACCCTGGCGCTGGCCGCATGTTCGGGCTCGGGGTCGGGTTCCGGCTCCACCGCGAGCGCCACCGCGAGCGCGAAGCCGACGCTCAGCGGCACCCTGACCATGTGGGTCGACGAGACCCGCATCGACTCCATGAAGCCGATCGTCGACGAGTTCCAGCAGCAGACCGGCGTGAAGGTCGACCTGGTGCAGAAGGTGTCGGGCGACATCCGCACCGACTTCGTCTCGCAGGTACCCACCGGGCAGGGCCCCGACGTGATCATCGGCGCGCACGACTGGACCGGTGAGTTCGTCAACAACGGCGTCGTCGCCACCGTCCAGCTCGGCGACAAGGCGAAGGACTTCAGCAAGTCCGCCGTCTCCGCGTTCGCCTACAACGGCCAGCAGTACGGCGTGCCGTACGCCATCGAGAACATCGCGCTGGTCCGCAACAACAAGCTCCTCCAGGACACGACGGCGAAGACGTTCGACGACCTGGTGACGCAGGCCAAGACGGCCAACACCCCGTTCTCCGTGCTGATCCAGCAGGGTGACAAGGGCGACGCGTACCACCTGTACCCGCTGCAGACGTCCTTCGGCGCCCCGGTGTTCAAGCAGAAGGACGACGGCTCGTACACCAACGAGATCGGCATGAGCGGCGACGCGGGCGCCAAGTTCGCGGCCTACCTGCAGAAGCTGGGCAAGGAGAAGGTCCTCGACGCCTCGATCGACGGCGACAAGGCCAAGCAGGCGTTCCTCGACGGCAAGGCGCCGTACATCATCACCGGCCCGTGGAACACCACCGCGTTCACCAAGGCGGGCATGGACATCTCCGTGCTGCCGATCCCGAGCGCCGGAGGCCAGGAGGCCAAGCCGTTCGTCGGCGTCCAGGGCGCGTTCATCTCGGCGAAGAGCAAGAACCCGCTGCTCGCGCAGGAGTTCGTGGTCAACTTCCTCACCACCGAGAAGGTGCAGACCGAGCTGTACAAGAGCGGTGGCCGCCTGCCGGCCCTCACCGCCGCGGCCAGCAAGGTGGACGACAAGGTGCTCGCCGGCTTCAACGCCGCCGGTTCCACCGGTGCGCCGATGCCGTCCATCCCCGAGATGGGCTCCGTGTGGTCCTTCTGGGGCACCACCGAGGTGCAGCTGATCAACGGCCAGGCGGCCGACCCGGCCGGCGCCTGGACCACCATGATCACCAACATCCAGAACGCCATCGCCACCAAGAAGTGA
- a CDS encoding LacI family DNA-binding transcriptional regulator translates to MSLLPPARTRLTDIAEQAGVSTATVSRVLNGKHGVSSHTRQAVLAALDVLGYERPDRLHSRPAGLVGLVVPELSNPVFPAFAQVIETMLSDRGYTPLLCTQSPGGTTEDQYVEMLLEHGVDGIVFVSGLHADTSASTERYQRLRSRGIPLVLVNGFAAGVDAPTVSTDDAAAMEQAVRHLTSLGHRSIGLAVGPTRFVPVRRKIDAFSELLRRQGVAEPEQHIVSTLFTVEGGQSAALELIESGHTAVICGSDLMALGAVRAARSRGFRVPDDLSVVGFDDSPLIAFTDPPLTTIRQPVAAMGHAAVAALVAEIRSTPVSRAELLFQPELVVRGSTGAAPAGALVLPGPGAAAV, encoded by the coding sequence GTGTCTCTGCTGCCGCCGGCACGCACCCGGCTGACCGACATCGCCGAACAGGCAGGTGTCAGCACCGCCACGGTGTCGCGCGTGCTCAACGGCAAGCACGGGGTGTCCTCCCACACCCGCCAGGCGGTGCTCGCCGCCCTCGACGTGCTCGGCTACGAACGGCCCGACCGGCTGCACTCGCGGCCTGCCGGCCTCGTCGGGCTGGTGGTGCCGGAGCTGAGCAACCCCGTGTTCCCGGCGTTCGCGCAGGTGATCGAGACGATGCTGTCCGACCGCGGGTACACGCCGCTGCTGTGCACGCAGTCGCCGGGCGGCACCACCGAGGACCAGTACGTGGAGATGCTGCTCGAGCACGGGGTGGACGGCATCGTCTTCGTGTCCGGCCTGCACGCCGACACGTCCGCCAGCACCGAGCGCTACCAGCGGCTGCGCAGCCGCGGCATCCCGCTCGTGCTGGTCAACGGGTTCGCCGCGGGCGTCGACGCGCCGACGGTGTCGACGGACGACGCGGCCGCGATGGAGCAGGCCGTCCGGCACCTGACGTCGCTCGGCCACCGGTCGATCGGGCTGGCCGTGGGGCCGACGCGGTTCGTGCCGGTGCGCCGCAAGATCGACGCGTTCTCCGAGCTGCTCCGGCGGCAGGGCGTCGCCGAGCCCGAGCAGCACATCGTCTCGACCCTCTTCACGGTCGAGGGTGGTCAGTCCGCCGCCCTCGAGCTGATCGAGTCCGGGCACACCGCGGTGATCTGCGGGTCGGACCTGATGGCCCTCGGCGCGGTCCGTGCCGCCCGCTCGCGCGGGTTCCGGGTGCCGGACGACCTCTCCGTGGTCGGCTTCGACGACTCGCCGCTGATCGCCTTCACCGACCCGCCCTTGACCACGATCCGGCAGCCGGTGGCGGCGATGGGGCACGCCGCCGTCGCGGCGCTCGTCGCGGAGATCCGCTCCACGCCGGTCTCCCGGGCGGAGCTGCTGTTCCAGCCGGAGCTGGTCGTGCGCGGTTCCACCGGCGCCGCGCCCGCCGGTGCCCTGGTGCTCCCCGGACCCGGGGCCGCCGCGGTCTGA
- the dusB gene encoding tRNA dihydrouridine synthase DusB, producing MPPVLDDADARPAAPTVGAVLPPLHIGPIVVDTPVVLAPMAGVTNAAFRRLCRESGAGLYVAEMVTSRALVERSPESFRIIDFAPDERPRSVQVYGVDPTTVGAAVRMLVEEDRADHVDLNFGCPVPKVTRRGGGAVLPWKRDLFSSIVQAAVAAAAPAGVPVTVKMRKGVDEDHLTYLEAGLRAQDAGVAAVALHGRTAADYYSGTADWDAIAALKAAVTDIPVLGNGDIWSAEDALEMVARTGVDGVVVGRGCQGRPWLFADLAAAFSGSDVRVRPGLGEVAAVVRRHAELMVDTFGDESKALREMRKHMAWYFKGYVVGGELRARLAMVSTTAELDDLLALLDHDQPYPGAAAEGQRGRAGSPKRPHVPDGWLDSRELSEDFRRTLREAELSVSGG from the coding sequence ATGCCCCCGGTCCTCGACGACGCCGACGCACGCCCGGCCGCCCCGACGGTCGGTGCCGTGCTGCCCCCGCTGCACATCGGTCCGATCGTCGTGGACACCCCTGTGGTGCTCGCGCCGATGGCCGGCGTGACCAACGCGGCGTTCCGCCGGCTGTGCCGCGAGTCCGGCGCGGGTCTGTACGTCGCGGAGATGGTGACCAGCCGCGCCCTCGTGGAGCGAAGCCCGGAGTCGTTCCGGATCATCGACTTCGCGCCGGACGAGCGCCCGCGCTCCGTCCAGGTGTACGGGGTCGACCCGACGACAGTCGGCGCCGCGGTGCGGATGCTGGTCGAGGAGGACCGCGCCGACCACGTCGACCTGAACTTCGGCTGCCCGGTGCCGAAGGTCACCCGCCGCGGCGGGGGAGCGGTGCTGCCCTGGAAGCGGGACCTGTTCTCGTCCATCGTGCAGGCGGCCGTGGCCGCCGCGGCGCCCGCCGGGGTCCCGGTGACGGTGAAGATGCGCAAGGGGGTCGACGAGGACCACCTGACGTACCTCGAGGCGGGTCTGCGTGCCCAGGACGCCGGCGTGGCGGCCGTCGCCCTGCACGGCCGGACGGCGGCGGACTACTACTCGGGGACGGCCGACTGGGATGCCATCGCGGCGCTCAAGGCCGCCGTGACCGACATCCCGGTGCTGGGCAACGGAGACATCTGGTCGGCGGAGGACGCGCTGGAGATGGTGGCGCGCACGGGTGTCGACGGGGTGGTCGTCGGCCGGGGGTGCCAGGGGCGGCCGTGGCTGTTCGCCGACCTCGCGGCGGCGTTCTCCGGTTCTGACGTGCGGGTGCGCCCGGGACTCGGCGAGGTCGCGGCCGTGGTGCGGCGGCATGCCGAGCTGATGGTCGACACCTTCGGTGACGAGTCGAAGGCGCTGCGCGAGATGCGCAAGCACATGGCCTGGTACTTCAAGGGCTACGTGGTGGGCGGTGAGCTGCGGGCCCGGCTGGCGATGGTGTCGACGACGGCGGAGCTGGACGACCTGCTCGCGCTGCTGGACCACGACCAGCCCTATCCCGGTGCCGCCGCCGAGGGGCAGCGGGGCCGTGCCGGGTCCCCGAAGCGGCCGCACGTGCCGGACGGGTGGCTCGACTCGCGGGAGCTGTCGGAGGACTTCCGGCGCACGCTGCGCGAGGCCGAGCTGTCGGTTTCGGGCGGCTGA